GTCAAACCACACTCCCTCTACTCTTGCTTTATATCCTGTACAGTGCCACGGGTCTACAGACATCTTTAAGTGTTTGGAAGTCGGTGAAGATGTTCCAGGAACCTCCATTCTGTGCTTTGCCTGCAGATTATCTCCATTTGATTTAGGACAGTAAACTGTAAAACAACTGGACCATTACTCACTCCATTCCCAAAAGAATTTAACTAAAACAGACCTGATTGAGCCCTGCAGAGGCTTACGTTTGCATTCTCACCTGGTGATGCAGAGAAAACGGTGCCAAAAAACaggttgggggggtgggggtctcTAATTTAACAGAGACACTGTaaccaaaacaacaaagctTTGGTCACACATCTGGACGTTGTGTGAACCCATGAGATGAAAGGATGTCGCGGTGTTCCAAGATCACATCAGAAGTCCTCATGCTTTTAATGATGAGTTATCTCAATGTCATAGATCTGAATTCTAGACGATTCTATGAGCTGAAGGCAAGAAACGATGTCCTTATACCATTTGAGAGTTATAGAAATGCTTGTTCAGAAGAAAGAAGAGTCCAAGCATTcctaaaaattttatttgtttatttatattttggcaATTCATTGAAAACAGATGAACAGTTCATGTTAGAAATGACTGAACAGCAGCCAATAAGGCAAAAACTTAAACACAAGGtccaaaattattattattgttattattattatcaacaTTGCTATAAGTTAACAAAACCCTGACAAACATCCAAGCTTTAAGTCAGTATTTCCACGTCACTCACAGCAGAAGTTAGGTCCTCTCTGAGTCGTAATAACAAATCATTTTCAGTTACTGGATCAACAACAAACACTTTGGTCGGTCATGTTTGGACCTccaaaaacagtttaaacaaacaacacagttTGTGTAACACTTTGTTAACATCAAAGTAACTTTACAAAGTCTGCAACATCTGCAACTTCAGCTGCCTCAAAACGAAGTTCTATTAATGCAACAGCAACACAATAATGATGTAGGCCTGAACAATGTGCCTGAAACAACTCGTATCCATGTTTCAAAGAAAAGTTCATGTCAAGTGTCATATAATGAAAACCTCAAGaaaatgatgtttttgtttttgccacaACAAAACTCAGtaataaacatataaaatattctTAGAAAGACAAAAACTGCTTAGTTTAAAAGAAATTTTTCAGTTCACACAAACCTGCCATTTTTAACAATCCTGTGTATGACATATAAAAGACAGCACCTTTGGAAAGCTGTAGTTAAGTAATTATAGATCAATGTATAACGATATTTATAGAACTATATCACATGAATTGGAAGAACGTGTTTCTTTATATAAAACAGAGATAGGAATGAGGAAGAATTCActtccttttcctcttttttgaaTCTGAAATcgttaaaaatgttgttttggcttttgtacttttttgttttggaaaacatcttaaaattattaaagtgaaaaaaattgCATCCAATGGTTAAAATCTCgtatcaaaataaataaatacataaaacaacacACTAAAATAGAAACCAAGAATTAAAATGGCTGTTTTAAATAAGCACatatataaattaataaaaatgttttggggtttttttaatccATGCTAATGctaggaattttttttttaatgaaataaaacaccTAGGCTGTCTCTGCACTGTGGACATGCTCGTGTGCTGAACAGGACAATAATGTGGAGAATGACTTCTCACAATGTTTGCACTTTTAGGGTTTCACTCCACAGTGGATCCTTTTATGATAATAAAATGCACCACAAGAAGGGAAGACCTTCCCGCACTGCTCACAGGAGAAAAGCATTTCTTTTGTGTGGAGGTTCCTGTGCACCTTTAAAGTACGTAATTGAGTGAAATGCTTTCCACACTCCTCACAGCTGAACGGTTTTACTCCAGTATGGACGCGCTGATGACAGACAAGATTGGGAAGCAATGAAAAACTTTTCCCACACTCAGTGCAGCTGTACGGTCTTATTCCAGTGTGGATGCGTTCATGTACTGTGCGGTTAGTCTGTGAAATAAAAGtcttgtcacagtgtctgcacttgtatggtttgtctccagtgtgaaTACGTGTGTGGAGTCTCAGGTATTTCAGCGTGGTGAATGttttcccacactgatcacatcTGTGTGATTTCTCTGTGGTGTGCAAAACAACATGAGCCCTAAGGTTAGATGATGAAGAGAAAGCTTTACCGCACTGCTCACAGGAGAAAATCATTTCTTTTGTGTGGATGTTCTTGTGTACCTTTAAATAATCTAACCGAGTGAAACTCCTTCCACACTCCTCACAGGTGAACAGTCTCACCCCAGTGTGGATGCGCTGGTGACGGACAAGATTGGAAAGCCATGAAAAACTTTTCCCGCACTCACCACAGCTGTATGGCTTTTCTCCTGTGTGAACCACCTGATGACTCTTTAATTCGCTTTGGGTCACAAACACTTTGTCACATTGTTGACAATGGtgcggtctctctccagtgtgatACCGTTGAATGTGAGTCGATAAGTTTCCCAATGAGATAAATTCACTGCCGCACACCTCACACATATGTGGTTTCTCTCCACTGTGCGTTTTCTTATGAACATTTAGTGTGCttactgttttgtattttttatcacattgatcacagctgtacaaTCTTTCTTCAGTGTGACATCTTTGATGACTCCTGAGTTGCTTCAGGTTGTGGAAAGCCTTCTCACATTGCTGACATCTGTGTTTTTTCCGCATTTCTTTGCCCATCTTGTCCTAATccaacagaaaaagacaaatagaTTATAACTCAGGTGGACTGGCAACATGGTGACACTTCCAGTGGTCAGGTTTATCAAAATAACTTAAATCTCATGAGACTTGTTCAACAGTACATTCACCTCCAGCTAGCTCAGATATGAATCTGTGTCAGTGCACATCaaaacatttatataaaaagaaaatgacacaATTACAATTTATTCACAAGCTACAGTCTGATGAACAAAATGTAGGTAATGGGAACTAAATATGGAACTATGACTTATACTTATGGCTTAGAGAGGTGAGTAAAAGGTTTTTACAAAGCATTTAAGACATTTAAGATTGTGTTTGATCATAGACACTTTAGGATTTGTGACTATGTCCAAATGAAATGCTGTCCGAACAAGTCGTCTATGTTTTATTATGCCCAGAAACACTCATGTCCAAAATGACACCCTTCAGCTGACTGCTCTTTTAAAATCACATTGTTGtgcaaaatactattttatgctgTCAAACTGTTTCtctggcatttttcatagatttaactaaagaaatgaaaacaaattttgTTTTTGGAACATCCCTGTATTACATACTTTTTTATGCTCGAATGATTCACAGGCCAGAGTTACATGACTTAAAAAGCTGCCATCAGTGTTATTATTTGTTTTGCTCTAATCTTCATTTTGAGAATaagtttgttcattttttactCTTTCCTTGCAGGCACACTGAAAATGGTATTGGCCATTTTTCTCAGGTAAGAGTATTGAGTTTGAAATTCTTGGATCACAACCACAGTAGCCCTAATAAaaaatttagatttttatcctaaatagaaaaataaaacacaaacactgttgtgtagTGACGTGTGATATGAGGCGTCTAACGTGATGGAGTCATTATACAAGTCATACGTGTGCATTTGGTCCATGCATCACAAGTTAATATGACCCTTTCTGCTGTGCTCAAACTTTCCTCAACTTTACACTTCCCGTCCATGTAGAGATTGGGTACAGCTGTGTCTGCGAAAAAACGTCGTGATGGTATCACATACCTGGGTTCCAGTGTCTTGAGCATGTAAGAAAAACCCTCATTTTCCACAATGTTGTAAGGACGTAGGTTTTTGCAGATAAAGTACAAGGTagcttgtgttatttttttagcTCGAGCTAAGAAAATACTGTACATGCATGAAAGCTGGTGGAACAACGGGACAATTATAAACAATTGAACCTCGAGTACATGTCAGTACGATCCCGGCCTgcttcacacagacagactgggACATATTTGAGCACCAGGACCCAGAAACTTTCACTGGATCAGTACTGGACTATATCAAGTTCTTAATTGGGAATGTGACTGTGGACAAAAGCTTTCAGGTTTTTCCAaaccaaaaaccctggatgaccagcCAGATCCCATCACTCCTCAAAGTCCACGACGCCActtcaggtcaggtgacagagctctgCACAGGGCTGCTCGAGCTGACCTGAAAAGGGGAATTTAGAAAGCCAAGACAGACCATAAAGGAAGCATAgagtcccacctgtccagcaacaacacacaggGGGTGTGGCAGGGCATACAAGACATCACAAACCACAGAGGCTacactgtgaaaacagaaaacctgagtgtgcagctggcagaggaaataagCAGCTTCTTTGCCCACTTtgaaacaacacaacagcagcactcatgtgcttcagccctgctcccatcctcatcctcacatGGCTCCTGCACcgctccactcactgtaacgAAGCATGATGTCCGATGTGTGCTCCtggcagtgaaccccaggaaggcggccAGTACAGACAGAGTACCAGCCAAGGTGCTAAGAGCATGTGCACACCAGTTCACCCTCATCTTCAACAgaatcttcaacctctcactggatcAAGAAGCgatcccatcctgtctaaaatcagccacaatcatcccagtgtcgaagaagtctcccatcaccagcctgaacgattaccgccctgtggccctcacgccagtaatcatgaaatgcttggagagactagtccttcagcacatcaagaaCTTCCTCCCCCCAAGAACTTCCTtccacaaaagatcatcggctgcctcCTCCCCTCTCtgatttattcctcccgctgcctcagcagagcaacaaacatcatcaaggacagctcccaccctggttttAACTTGTTCAAGCTGCTTCcttcagggaagcgctacaggtgcatcagcacagcAGACCCCAATCTTtattgcgccacggaccggtttaatgtcagacattATTTTCACAGACTGGCCTTTAAAGTGTTGCGGataaacagcaaaataaaatgctACGATCAAGataaaaaactgtg
The sequence above is a segment of the Oreochromis aureus strain Israel breed Guangdong linkage group 3, ZZ_aureus, whole genome shotgun sequence genome. Coding sequences within it:
- the LOC120437723 gene encoding zinc finger protein 708-like — protein: MGKEMRKKHRCQQCEKAFHNLKQLRSHQRCHTEERLYSCDQCDKKYKTVSTLNVHKKTHSGEKPHMCEVCGSEFISLGNLSTHIQRYHTGERPHHCQQCDKVFVTQSELKSHQVVHTGEKPYSCGECGKSFSWLSNLVRHQRIHTGVRLFTCEECGRSFTRLDYLKVHKNIHTKEMIFSCEQCGKAFSSSSNLRAHVVLHTTEKSHRCDQCGKTFTTLKYLRLHTRIHTGDKPYKCRHCDKTFISQTNRTVHERIHTGIRPYSCTECGKSFSLLPNLVCHQRVHTGVKPFSCEECGKHFTQLRTLKVHRNLHTKEMLFSCEQCGKVFPSCGAFYYHKRIHCGVKP